GCTTTGACGCTTAAAAATATGCCATTTGATTGTTTGATGTTTTCTTACAAGATATATTACTTTAACATTCCCAAAAATGTTTTATGTGAAACATACAGAGTAAAATTCAGGGTTTTCGAGGGCTAAAGCCTATTACAAGAGGTGGGGTGCATGGACAGGTCACTGGGAAGATATTAAAATGTATCATATGACTAATCTGTACCTTTCACTGGCAGCAATAATAAATTTAATAAGTTCATATCAGAGCTTTGAGCAATGTTGACTTAAAGGTTTGTGGTGTGACACCAACACTCACCAGTAAATTTGTTAGGTATGTCAGCAAAATCAGATATAAACGTCCCCTAAAATTCTTTCAGAAACATTTGCTTTTTGTTGAGGTCCACACCACTGACATACATGGAGGATGGGCTACTTGTTTTACCATGTTAAGTTAAACAGTAAAGTAACAATTGTTTACCTGCAAAGTATTTTAAGGGTTTTATGTATGCTGATTATATGCAAGTAGTATAATCTCAATACTGAGCAAATCCAGAGAAAATTTAGCAATAAGTAATCCTAAAAACAATTACAAAACTTGTAAAAATGTCATTCTATAAGCCAAACTTAAAAATGTTCAACAAAAGGAAGTATTTGGAGTTAAAGAGGTCAAATGAGTTGGTGTGGGGTGATCCATAAATTACTGTATTGTAGTAAAACAAGGGGTTCCACCTTAAAGATTGCTTGTAAAGCTTGAATGTAAAATGGACTATATACATTCATGTGATCTACTTTAAATAGGAAATCGTGATGTAATCACTTGGCTCACAACTTTAAAAAACTTCTTCCTCAGCGACTCATTAGAGCATTTCACCCTTAGCAAGATTCAGAGTAGCATTGGCAGAGTAAATCATTGCAGAATTATATattgaaaacattattttaggAGGCTGGCTTGGAGATGAGACAAAAGACCATCCCTGTCTCCGCATCTTTGTTACCTGCGCTGTTTCTGATGGACACTGGAGAACCAATTGATTCTCGAGCAGGCTGCCAGGATTCAGATGGTGCAGCTTCTTGCTGCCGCACTGAGAATTGCTGGGTTCTCAGTGGCGGCTGGCGATGAGAGGGCTGATAGCGATTAAACCTGGAATCAGTGCCACTAGCTGTGCCAAAGAGAACAAAAGGAGGGACACCATTAGAGCAGATGTTGGTTTGGATAAAGATGAGCAAATGAAGCCTAAAGGCTATTAGAATTAGAATTTAAACAACTTTTTCCTTTAATTATTGGGGTTCAACCAAAGCACCAGTAAAGTCTTTGGATATATTGGAAGATAAGGGCCATATGAAGGCCTTATGGGCTAAATATGAAATAGACATAGATACAAAAAACTGTCAGTTTTGTGGAAAATATAATCTGGAGTTTTCCAAACTCATCCACAGTTTGTACAACAGATGGACACTGACACCAAACATGATGACACACAGCATCTACCAACCAACCTTTACGCATATCTTTCCGTTCCTTGTGCGTCAGGTAATTATTGGCATCTGCTCGCGCGCCATGCCGCTGCTCGAAGCTGTAATCACCCTGCTGGGCCTCCTGGAAGCTCTCCGCGCTTTGCGTTTCTACAGAGGTCTGTTCAATAGATCCGAAATCGTCGGTGCGCTCGTAGGCCCGTGGAGGGACCCGCGGGGACAACAGGGGGCCGGCTGAGTGAATCTGCCGCTGTTGTGACCGAGACTGGGCTAAAGTTCCCCGAGAACTCGCTGCCAGGATGCCGATGAAGACGATCACCTCACATATTGGAGAAGTCATGTCGGCTGAGCACAGTTGTTTAGCTGTGATCCTTCTCTGGGTGTCCACTAACAACCACATTTATATAAGCTGGTCCACGGCCACAGAAGGCGTGGGGAGCCAGAGGTCCAATCCAGGCACATTTACCCCCAACTGAGGGTCGTTTCAGAGCAGCAACCGATATTAGATTTCTTTCCTGCTTAGCTGTAAGATTTGATTATACTGAtgtcaacagttttttttaattaataaaacGTTTACATTGCACTTAAGCACTGTTATGCACTTGCATTTCTCAAATATAAGTTGTTCCATCGATCAATATCTTATTTATTCAGTGTTGTTACTTTAAAAGATGATAgaatcttgtaaaaaaaaaagaataaatatacattcttcaacacagcctgaaccctcttagaccagctttctgtcatttctttaaggagtcttcaggaatagttctccaggcttcttgaaggacatcccaaagctcttctttggatgtcggctgcattttgttccgttctctgccaacatgatgatcccacactgcttcaataatgttgaggtccgggctctgggcaGGATTCCTCAAGATCACTTTATGACCAGATTATGAGAAAgactggctgcttggaagcgaAATATAAAGCAATTGGGAATACCTCGGGACTTTCTCTCTGTACTGTATATTTgaccaaataaaagaaaaacactgccATCCAATGGACTTTAGTTCAAATTGCACCACAGAGGTTTTAGAAGAGTGTAAAAGACATAACAGTCGGATTCAGGTGGCGTTCTCGTGATGATGAGATGTCACAATGAAACGTGTGTAACACATATGAATGTTTCCCTGTAAGCCATTCAAATCACCTTGCTGTTTCCGTGTCTGTTTGGATTTTGAGGATGTCCTCTGTTATCTGTCAAAATAATGCAAAAAGGGGAAATTTATTTGAGAACCAGTTCAGTCTAGAGATCAGTATAAAGCCGAAACACGTTTGCGCTCATTTCTTGCATGCACAATGTTCCTTTTGAGATTACTTGTGAGCATCATTGGTGTATCTCACTCTTGTTTGAGCGATGATCCTCTTCATGCTTATTCTTCTGGGGACATCATCATTGGGGGACTTTTCCCCATTCATTTAGAAATCAACAGAAGTACAGTGCCTGAGAAATTCTCCTGTAGTGAGTAAGTATTGTCTCTGTACTATCAATTTACGTACAAGAGTGAAAATATATCATTTCTGAAATGACATGTCTTTTGTCAATTTTTGCAGATACAGTATCCAAATGTTCCTGCGCAGTCAAGTGATGATATACGCCATCCAAGAAATAAACCAGCGCATACCGAGAGTGCTACCTGGCTTCACCCTTGGATATGACATGTACGACACTTGTGGAGATGTCAGCCTTGCCATCAGAGCAGCTCTGCAGCTGATGAAGAACCAGTCAGATCCTCAGAGCTGTCTACTACCTTCAGAGATCCATTCAGCCTTACCTGAGCCCCTCACAAAAGTGGTGATTGGTGAAAGATACTCTGAAGTATCTATAGCTGTTGCACGGATTTTTACTCTATCATCAGTTGCCCAGGTTTGTCTTGTCTGTATCTTATTACAGTTAGAAACAAGTTTCTTAAAAATCCAATATCAATGAAACTAATCTGTCTTTTgatgtaaatatattttaacaTGATTCATTCCTGCTTACTGTAGATTAGTTATGCATCAACCAGTGAGTTGCTCAGCAAGAAGTTCAAGTTTCCCACTTTTCTACGAACTGTTTCCAGTGATGAATTTCAAACAGAAGGCATTTCTCGGCTGGTGTGCGAGTTTGACTGGACAATAGTGGCCATCGTAGGAAGCGATGATGAGTATGGGAAGTATGGTAGCGATCGCCTTGAAGACAccttaaataaaatgaatgtcTGCGTTGAATTTGTTGAGATTCTGTCTGGTGACTTCAGCCTAAACAATTCCCATACCCGACTAAAGCTGAAAGAACTAGTGGGAAATTTGAACAAGTCTTCGGCTGAGGCCATCATCATGTTCACCAAGGACGCTAATATTGAAATCATCATGGAAGCTGCTATCAAAGAAAAGCTCAACAGAACCTGGATTGCAAGTGACACATGGTCCACCTCTTCTAGAATCTCTAAAATGCCAGGTATTAAGCTGGCTGGAAAGGTTTTTGGATTCATCTTTAAGAGAAATGAGGTTCCTGGTTTTGAAAACTATGTCAGCACAATGTTCAACAGAACGACTAACGCCATTATCAGACATCACTTGACTCTCTATCCACTTTGCTCAAATCAGTCTGAGGAGAGAAAAGCACATGACTGCTCCATGCAGTGTTTGCACCCACACTGTTTGGCCTCTTACATCGACGAGGATGAATCCTACAGCATCTATTTAGCCGTTCAGGTCGTTGCTGAGGGTCTCAGAAGTTTGCTGAAATGTGATAACCAACGTTGTGAACGTACCACCGGATTTACAACCGCTGAGGTACAGTAAATATGTCCTGCTAAACTGTGTTGCTACTGTAAATCATAAATGACTAAGTAAGTTTAAAGAGTATGAAAAAGTCAGTCAAATATGATAATCTGTAACCTATGAATATCACTGTATTTTCCTCAagacaatgtttttttaattgcagtATACATTAAGGAAAAATTATaaattagaaaagaaaaaataaacagttcAGTATAGGTGCAGATATTCTCCTCTTCAGAATAGCTCTCCGTACACTCTCTGTTGGTGCTTTGCAAACGTACGTCTAGATATTAGTGTTTTGCTCCTACTTGGGGGCAGTCTCTAAGTTGTATTAGAGCTGTTGTTGGTCCTGTAGCTTTGCTTTGCTGTGGAAAGATCTGTTTTGTGAAAGAGTGAAACTAATTGTTGAATAATTAAGATTGTTCGGTGCAGCTGTGGTCATGTGCTCCTTTGCATTTTATGGTTTTTGGCTTTTTACCTTTTAGTTGGCCGGTTCAAGGTAACTTTTAACCAATCAGTATTCAATCAATGTGTAGTATCATAACCGGAACCTGTGCATTGTTAGCAATGCATATCTGCATTGAAAGTTTGTCCATCTACAGAGGCTTAATGCCCGTAATGGGTACCTCCATGAGAGCATGTGCCCTCTGTTAACAAGCACTACAATCCCTCCTACTTTATTTCTGCCTCTCGGTCAACAGTCTCTATCAGCCTTAGAAGTCTGAGATGATTGAGGGGTTAGAGTCAAAATTCATTCTTGCAGCCATGTCTTtctaaaataacaataataattatacAGTACACAATTTTCAACATTTAAGGGCAATTACCAAGTGTAGACAGACAAAGGTGTGTATAAGTAGAATGTGATTACCGAAATACAGGCTCACAGATGAAGAGGCAGCAAGGTGAGGGACATAATAACATTTTAAACTTCACTCACAaactaaaaatacataaattacAAGAAATGTTGGAAAAAGAAGAAGGTCAAACTAcacaaacaataacaacaatgaGGATCTGACACTGAGCAAACGCACCCTGGCACTAGATATACAAAGATAATAAACATGATGCAGGTGAGACGATAAGCAAATACACAAGGGGGAAGCTCTCCAGAGTTAAACAGGAAGGGAAGTTAGTGAAGATGCAGGTGATAAACCAGTCACGAAATGAAGCAAGCTAGAATAGAGAACATCATCTGACAAAGACAACACAAAAGCAAgcaaagaaataacaaaacaaaacccataGGCTGTGACAGTGACTTTTATGacagtttaaacttcctcctcctttttctccattttgttcccaccCTACATCCTCAAAGTCTCCTCTTTAACTTGTCTCATTCCTATCATCACTAGAGCTTGGAAAGGTCAATCAGCCACTTGATTCTTGAAGACGTTCCACCTCTCATTGCCCAGGGAGGAGAGTCAAGGCTGCATTGTAGATGCTCAGAAGGTAAAACCTGAGACTGCATCCACCTTGACTCTCCTCCCGGGGGGttaaacaaccattcacacATTGGATCTTGTGACCAAAACATGCTTGTTCAGGCAGGTAAACAACTCGTAGTGAGAATTACTAAACTAACCCACCCAATGTTCAGGACTACCATGAGCTGGATTACTGAGAATCTGCACTGACAAGCTGCTACGacaaatcccctctgaactACAAACATGGAATTGTTTTCATCTGTTAAAACTGATCATCTCTTCTATGACAGTGGCAACGTGTGTGTTAGATTTTCTGAATCctgactggggaaaaaaacacaacagaactACCTATAACTTTGATTTCTAATCTTGACTTCTCAAATTAGAAGACTGTACAATTAACAGCATTAGACAAATGTTTGCTCCTTTTAATGGGTTTATTTGAGCAGTAGTTAATCAAATCAATTAGCTTTACTTGAAAATACATCAATGTCATCAACAATTTGTACTACTTTAAGGTAAGAGAGTCAACTTTACCTCATTTGTTCTACAAACGTAATATCTGCATTTATAACCAAAAGTCAAACTCACTAAAAGACAGCAGAAGCGACGTGGAGATTTATTGAGGTCGAAAGTGTCATTTTTAGCGCTGACGTTGCAGTTCTGGGGTGCTTAAACTACATTAACTGGGAAGTTGCAGCACAATCATCAGgcgttttttctttaatttatgaGCATTTTTCTGTACATATTAAGCACTTAACATTTTAGAGACAGAAATGTATTTGAATGATTGGAATTGTTACTTTATTACAAAATATATTAATTTATCTCAGTCGACTTCTGTTTATTTTTATCTCCACAGCTTCTGAAGGAAATCGAGAAAGTCAACTTCACTGTGGACGGCACACGTATATACTTTAAAGATGGAGACCCCAGTTTAGGATATGACATTGTATACTGGAACATGTCCAAAGAGGTCACACAGATACAAGACATCGGAGAATATTGGCCAAATGGAACAATCAAACTCGACGAGGGTCTAAGCAGAAGCATGAAAGTTGAGGTGAAAATTgaatcatttctttatattacaaaatattgtctttttttccccttttttttttacaatttaatGCACCAATTCTATTGCACTCTTTGAAGGTGACGGTTTTCAACTGCTCCAAAACATGTGAACCAggaaaaatgttgaaaatacaagGGAAAAAGTGCTGCCTCGATTGTGTTCCATGTGCATCTGGGGAGTTTTCCCCTGGAAACGGTCAGTGTTTCATTACGAATGTACACTCATCTGTCCTTTTATGTGTTAGACATTCACTCGTTTCACCTGAGAatcataagaaaaacaaaaatgaaataataagaaaataaatagcaTCTAAGCTCAATAAAGTGAGATGCTTGGCAAAAAGAGTATGCACATTTATTCTTACATAGAGAATTTAATGAAAAATGTGCAATGAAACACACAAAATACTGCATATAGATGACATCTTTTCAAAGGCTGAGCATCAATCCTGAGGACAAAAATCAGATCCAAGTGAATGTCAATAATTTTGAATATAAAGTTTCAAGTCAGGGTAAATAATCAATGATGATCCTGATCATTTCCTTCCTAATGCGATTTAAATTGCACCTGTGTTCTGCAGGTACGGCATGTGAACGGTGCGGTGATGAGCAATACTCACTGGATGAACTCAGGGATACGTGTATGAAGAAAAATGAGGACTTTCTCCAGTGGACGGATCCCGTCTCCATCATCCTGAGCTGTTTGGCGGTCTTTGCGATAATTGTCACAATTGGGTTTGCTATTATTTTCATACGCTATCGTACAACTCCTGTTGTGAAGGCTGTTGGAGGTTATTTGTGTTTCCTGGAGCTCTTGTCCTTGCTTTGCTGCTTCTGCCTTACATTTACTTTTTTGGGAAAACCCCAAAAGAGGTCCTCTTGTTTCGGCATCCCTCTCTTCGCAATTGCCTTTTCCCTCTGCATTTCCTGCATTTTGGCCAATCTGCTTCAGATCTTGGTGGGCTTCAAATTTGAACTGAGGGTTGACTCCTGGATTAAGAAGATTAATCAGCCAATAGCTGTGGTGATCATCATCTCTGGAATCCAGCTGGCTCTGTCAGTGGCGTGGCTGATCGTAAAACCACCAGATCTTTTGATGGAGCCAGAGAACAGTGTAGTTCTGCACCAGTGTGAGATTGTCGAAAATGGTACGCAAATGGTGTTTTTCATAGCCACGATAGCCTACAATGCTTTCTTGGGacttatttgtttcctgttcgcatacaaaagtaaacagttgCCAGATTTATACAAAAATGGAGAGTTAATCGCTGTTAGTATGGTGCTGTTTTTAATCATATGGATTGTATTCCTCCCACTTTACCTCACCTTGAAGGGGAAGTACAGACCTGCCATAAGCAGTGCAGCAATCCTCATTTGTAGCTTCAGCATCCTTGGCTGTCACTTGGCCCCCAAGTGTTACATCATGTTGTTCAGAAAAGAGCTTAATAACGACAGAGCCATCACTGAATACATCAGGAAGCATTATGAGCAGAAAGGCATCCCTGTGGTGCAATCATAATGTCAAATAGTTCAGGGCAGCTTGGTAGTTATCCACACTGAAAGGAAGACACTCCCcactacgtcattgggaataccccccttcacgctggtttgtttgaagaaagcgggggtggggattcccaaagacgtagcggggagtgtgcttcggctgtattTTCCGCAcctgaaactagttcccaaaccgacatgagcaaaacaagccttctgtgtagatttacagtcatttgcactcgatgtgaaagtacaccactcacacagtaattagaaggtaaatcaagtaaattaattcacgttgggcgaaatatttcgagtggcgacgctagcatgtatgtattatgcgcaaccaagcagtggtcagtgctgtgagatttgGAAAacgtctcgggaatgcggggatacacttaatttggcctgggggtggcatatccctttaaatttaaattaagtTTACGAGCTTAAAGATGAAATATCTAGAGTTCATACTGTCTGCGGTGAAGTGAAAGTTAAAGTAAATTACATGTTTTGCTCTTACATTGTACATATCCATATACAGTACTGTGAATAAATACTGATTTAGTCATGTGGTTGGTTCAGCTGCTTGTCTGTTGGCAGGATAACTCAAAGTTATGGAAGGATTTGCGCTAAAATTTAATGATTAAACAACCAGAATAAAGACATTCAACTTGAAAATGTAACCTGGAGTTTTATTTATGCCTTGAGTTCACCTGAAGCCGCTGATGTTCAAGCAAGATAAAAGGTTCGATTGAATTTTTAAAATCATACATTGAAACGTGTTTTACGCCAAATATTCCCCACAGTTGACCCCATCATCTTTTAGATTACCTCTATTATACAATTCAGCCATGTTGTGTAAAAGTAAAAACTGATGTCAGGAATAACCAACAAAGAAACAACACCATCTAACCAGCAGATGGGGCCCTCCAGCCATCTGAGTTGCTCACTTTGTGCCTGGATGCTTGTACTTGAACAAATCACACAATAATTTGGCTCTGCAtgtaatgttttatttaataaaaaaaatacaaaacttcAAAGTTTCCATAGGAAAGCAATACGAATGTGCAATCCCGTCTCTTTCATATCCATTTTAAATGCATTGGTGAACTGGGAGATTTGTTAATGTAGTCAGAATTCTCCTTCTACAAataactaaaaagaaaaaaaaaaaaaaaaaaagaggagaagaggagagggGCAGTGTGCTTCTTGAGTCCCTGTGTTTAAAGTGTTAATCTTTAAGATTGTATTTGTTCCTGCAGTCCCATTTATCAGTAATGTCTACAGAGTCTGTGCATTTATGGTGGGAAGCCACATAAGCACAGATTCAAGAGTAAACACGGGACATGCAGTACATGATGCATGCTGGCACTTTTTCTGTGAGATGCAACAGAAATTAACTGACTGCATTGTTAGATAAATACTAAAATCACTTTTACAAATGCCAATAAAGAACACATAGCACTTCTTAATATCTTTAGGATTAACACTGGATAGGTTCTGTACTGAAGAGGAGATCATGGAGAAGAAATATTAACATAGCAGCCATTAGAGGGattaaaaacacacatctgACCAACTAATGAGTTAGAAATTTGACTTCAGATGTCAACAGGGCCCTAAAATGCCAGTGATGAACTGATTCCTTTCATGTGATGCAGGGGAGTAACAACTATCCCATCGCCTCTTTGAAATCTGTTCCAAGTTGTGAGCTAAGCAGGGATGGGAAGCGGTCAGTAAAGTGGTTCTTAAATTTCATAATGTAGCTGCATTTCCTTACAGTGTTCAAACTGAACAAATCACCTCATATTGAGCTATAGCACTGCAGTTTACAGTTATACTTCAAGCACCAAGCGGCCCTGTACCTCTGCCTTGGAACCCACAGAGACGGCCAGAGTGTGATTCAGCCTCATTTCATTGAGGGGTGATCCCCAGCTTCCATACAGAACACAAAATGTGCGCAACAATGCGTCCCTCTCATTCTCCTTTCAAGTAACTGGCCTTGAAATGTCACGTACATTTgtagcaaacaaagaacttTGACCAGGTAAttaggaatttaaaaaaaaaaaaaaaaaaaaaaaaaggaatagataGAACGTAGCTTCTTTCTACAGAACTTCTAAACCATGTGGGCAGGACAAGGCTTAGTAGGCATGTCCAAGCTGGTCTCTCGGCCACAACATGCTGGCACTTCCAACAGGGCAGGCTCCTCTGCAGGAGCTGGAAGGCCCTGGGAACAGATCTGCTGCACATATTGCCTGAAGAGGGGGAGGAGAAGAGCATTACATAAAAGTTAGACTCATCTTAAACAGATTTCCTGATGAATCTACTTCAGCTGGTGTTACGACTCACCAGGCGAGGCGGGACATGACATAGTACATGTCGGGTCTCTGAAAGCCGTTGAAGGTGGAAGATGCAGCTACAGTGTAGGCACCCATGTTCTCAAACACCAGCCAGTCGCCCACCTGCAGGTCAGGCAGGTTACATTGCTCCACGATGCGATCAAGGCCATCGCATGTTGGGCCCCAGATACTGCAGGGGTACAAGTCCTCATCGGGCTTTGGCTTCTGTTGGAAATAGTTAAACAGAATAGCCATCAGTCAAAGTTTTTACAGACCCACATAAGCAATGATAAACAGCCACGTCTGTCCTTGAATTTCACTAACCTTATGCAGTGTTGGCAAACAGTGAGCATGGTCATACAGTATGCAGTTGAAGGATCCGTACACACCATCGTTGACGTAGTACATCAGAGTCCTGTCACAGGGCGCTTCGTCTTCCTCTGCAGAAAGAAATGGCAGAAATCATGTCAAAACAAATGTCAGGTCAAGAGGAAAGAGTTTTCTAAAATCTTAATCGACTCAAAATCAAGGAGGTTACCATCAGAAGCCGACTCGTCATCCATGATGACCTTCTTTGCAATGATGTTAACAACCAACGTGTAGGCAGAGGCCACATAGAAGCGTCCTGGCTCAGCAATGACCTTAACACCAGCGTCGACAGGAAAATACTTGTCCAGGGCTGGGTTGATTACTGCAGTTATCTAGAACAGAATACAACCATTTAAATTAGACCAAAGCACTTCATTTTTTGCAAATGCCACAtctttgtgtagaaaaaaataaatctaaatatatatatatatacacacacacacctcttcaAATTTCAGTTCACTATCCTCTGAACCAGGGAAACCACCTCCGATGTCCAGCAGATCCATGTTGAAGCCCAGCTCTTCCTGTAGGTCATAACATTAAGACTTAGTTTTTGAGAGAGAACCCTCCTGGATCCTAGCCACATGAATGCAGTCACAACTCACCCCCATATCGAAGACTAAGCGGGCATCTGCTATAGCCTTGGTGTAGGTCTCTGCGTCAGTGCAGCCGCTGCCGACATGGAAGCTGACGCCGATCACATCCAGCCCCAGTTCTTTGGCCCTCTCCAGAAGACCCCGGCAGGCTTTGAGTGTGGCCCCGAACTTCACACTCAGACGACAAACTGCCTTAGAGTCATCTGTGGCAATGCGCAACACCAGCCTGGGCACAACACAAACAGAGTTGAGAAACAGGCCAAAACCGCAGAGTAAAAACCAAATAGCTCCCTGGCTAAAAGTCTTACTTGGCATTCTCATGGCAACGGGCGACTTTCATGAGTTCCACTTCGCTATCAAAAGTCATCATCTGCACTCCGTGGGCGGACGCATACTTTATTTGGGAAACTTGCTTGCAGGGGTTGGCATAGATGATTCTGTTTGGATCAACTCCCAGAGACTGAACCAACTGAATCTCCGTCTAAAGGGTGACAATGTAAACAgccagcacaaaaaaaaaaaaaaaaaaaaaaaaaaagtgtcagttTAGAAACAAGCTGCCAGTGCAATTTATCCCAAGGAAAGTGATAATGTGTGGAAATCTTCCCAAAACATACCTTGCTTGCGCAGTCAAAGCCAGTTCCCAGGGATGCCAAAGTCATAACTACAGCCCGGCTGTCGTTGCATTTGACGGCATAGAAGGGAGTAACGCGAGGCAAGGCCCTCACCCAGCGTAGGTGTTTCTTCAGCACATCTCCCAAGTCACAGACATAGAAGGCATCCCTGTCATCCTGTAAGACGGAAAAATAAAATTCCCATGTTTTTACTAAAAATTAGTTCAGTATTTAAACTGTAAATACATGAAAATCAGCACTAAACATGTTGATATATTTTAGCAAACGAGACCATCTGTGTATCAAACAATGCCAGCACAGGTTGCTTACAGTCAGGGATGACTCATTGATCTTCTGCTCCACAATATCCCGAGCAGAGAAACCCTCCTCAAGGAAAGAGAATGCAGCAGTGTTCATGGTGATGAGTCCTTTTGCTTTATCACTCCTAAACTGAAGAGGGAGGGAAAGGGGACAGGGTTAGATCACATGCAGCCTTGACAAAAGCCTCTCTTGTGGCCATAAATACTCAAGCCCATTTTATTCTGCAATCATGAGAAAAGCCTGACGACATCAAAAGATGAGTAATTCTCAAAGCATTGACTGAAGTGAGTCACTTACTTGGATATGAAAGAGATGGAATTTGGAGTTGCTGTGACTCAGGTGCAGAGAAGCCAAGGTGGCTCACCAGTGAAGTTAAATCCCTTCAAATAAGACTCAAGGCCAGGGCCTGTTGAGCAGCCAGAGTGCGATTTCCTAGAGTGAGGATTCTATAAAGGAAATTATATTATCTTAACATTTTAAATTACTTTTAGTGACTTTCTAGTGTCATCTATTGTACTTATTCAGAATCCTGAGCATCATTTAACTCCACTTAAAACTGATTAGCATTAAGCCGCAAAATATATACAAAGTTCTGGTTTTCCCTCAGCAGCTGTCCATTTTATAACTTACACGACAACATAatactgggggaaaaaaaagtaatcgAAAGAGACATGCCGCGCCCATTGATACAATTCAGCCAATCACAAAGAAGACACACCTTCA
This region of Odontesthes bonariensis isolate fOdoBon6 chromosome 17, fOdoBon6.hap1, whole genome shotgun sequence genomic DNA includes:
- the LOC142402582 gene encoding G-protein coupled receptor family C group 6 member A-like, which produces MFLLRLLVSIIGVSHSCLSDDPLHAYSSGDIIIGGLFPIHLEINRSTVPEKFSCSEYSIQMFLRSQVMIYAIQEINQRIPRVLPGFTLGYDMYDTCGDVSLAIRAALQLMKNQSDPQSCLLPSEIHSALPEPLTKVVIGERYSEVSIAVARIFTLSSVAQISYASTSELLSKKFKFPTFLRTVSSDEFQTEGISRLVCEFDWTIVAIVGSDDEYGKYGSDRLEDTLNKMNVCVEFVEILSGDFSLNNSHTRLKLKELVGNLNKSSAEAIIMFTKDANIEIIMEAAIKEKLNRTWIASDTWSTSSRISKMPGIKLAGKVFGFIFKRNEVPGFENYVSTMFNRTTNAIIRHHLTLYPLCSNQSEERKAHDCSMQCLHPHCLASYIDEDESYSIYLAVQVVAEGLRSLLKCDNQRCERTTGFTTAELLKEIEKVNFTVDGTRIYFKDGDPSLGYDIVYWNMSKEVTQIQDIGEYWPNGTIKLDEGLSRSMKVEVTVFNCSKTCEPGKMLKIQGKKCCLDCVPCASGEFSPGNGTACERCGDEQYSLDELRDTCMKKNEDFLQWTDPVSIILSCLAVFAIIVTIGFAIIFIRYRTTPVVKAVGGYLCFLELLSLLCCFCLTFTFLGKPQKRSSCFGIPLFAIAFSLCISCILANLLQILVGFKFELRVDSWIKKINQPIAVVIIISGIQLALSVAWLIVKPPDLLMEPENSVVLHQCEIVENGTQMVFFIATIAYNAFLGLICFLFAYKSKQLPDLYKNGELIAVSMVLFLIIWIVFLPLYLTLKGKYRPAISSAAILICSFSILGCHLAPKCYIMLFRKELNNDRAITEYIRKHYEQKGIPVVQS
- the odc1 gene encoding ornithine decarboxylase, which produces MNTAAFSFLEEGFSARDIVEQKINESSLTDDRDAFYVCDLGDVLKKHLRWVRALPRVTPFYAVKCNDSRAVVMTLASLGTGFDCASKTEIQLVQSLGVDPNRIIYANPCKQVSQIKYASAHGVQMMTFDSEVELMKVARCHENAKLVLRIATDDSKAVCRLSVKFGATLKACRGLLERAKELGLDVIGVSFHVGSGCTDAETYTKAIADARLVFDMGEELGFNMDLLDIGGGFPGSEDSELKFEEITAVINPALDKYFPVDAGVKVIAEPGRFYVASAYTLVVNIIAKKVIMDDESASDEEDEAPCDRTLMYYVNDGVYGSFNCILYDHAHCLPTLHKKPKPDEDLYPCSIWGPTCDGLDRIVEQCNLPDLQVGDWLVFENMGAYTVAASSTFNGFQRPDMYYVMSRLAWQYVQQICSQGLPAPAEEPALLEVPACCGRETSLDMPTKPCPAHMV